In Mus pahari chromosome 23, PAHARI_EIJ_v1.1, whole genome shotgun sequence, the DNA window NNNNNNNNNNNNNNNNNNNNNNNNNNNNNNNNNNNNNNNNNNNNNNNNNNNNNNNNNNNNNNNNNNNNNNNNNNNNNNNNNNNNNNNNNNNNNNNNNNNNNNNNNNNNNNNNNNNNNNNNNNNNNNNNNNNNNNNNNNNNNNNNNNNNNNNNNNNNNNNNNNNNNNNNNNNNNNNNNNNNNNNNNNNNNNNNNNNNNNNNNNNNNNNNNNNNNNNNNNNNNNNNNNNNNtccttcctttctttctttctctctttctctctctctctctctctctctctctctctctctctctctctctctttctttctttctttttctttctttctttcttctttcttccttccttccttcctccttccttcttttcttttcttttcttttcttttcttttcttttcttttcttttcttttcttttcttttcttttcttttcttgagacaggatctctctatgtcaTCCAAGCTACAACTCCatcttacaatcctcctgcctcctcctctttttgccactgctggggtgacaggtgtgtcCACTGGTCCCAgctgcagcctcagtttcctcatttgaatGTTCATCTTGTCCACACACACTCAGAACAACcatgtgtgctgtgtctgtgtgtctgtgtgttaagTGCGTTAGCGACGGGGGAGGTTGGgatgttgcaggtccagagccCAGTTACAGTCTTTGACTGCCTTAGTAGCCATTTGTTGCTCATCCCTGTCTGGCCTGACATCCTCTCGACTAGCAGGCAAATCTTCTGTCATGTACAAACAGACACctagccccccccaccccccgcaaccTGAAAGCTGACACTCCTCCGCATCTGAGGCCTATGGCAGAGGTCGCTTCAATTTGCTGTGACCGCCTTCGTGACACTTGCGCCAGTGTATCTGAAAGGCATCTTGATTGGTGACTTTCTTCGCTCTGTCACTATTAACGACTTCAAACTGTTACCGCACTGGAACATGGAATCTGTGGTGACTTGCATCCATGCGGGGGCCTGGTCACTCATTTGGGCTCAGAATAAACTATCTTGTCCCCTATGAGATAAGAGTTGTGGTTTTGGGGTTGATACACTTTACCCACcgagctatctctgcagccccagaaTAACCTTTGGCTAAATATCTGGGCTTCCAGTGGCCTGGTCCTgttgacacacaaaaaagaaacctCCCGTGTTATTTGACTTTCTTGCCTGATGGTCTGAAAAGCAGATCTAGCCCTTTATGGGAGTGTGGTTCTGCCCTGCGTCCTCACTCCTAGCTACGGTGACTAGACATAATGTGGCCGAGGTCACCGCATATTTGTGCCCTGGCTATCTGGATGGGTCCAGCTTCTCATGTTGGTGTGAGGGTGGTTTGAAACAGTCGGCCACCAACATGGCGCCTACCTTCTGGCTGCCTGGCCTGTCTGTAGTATTGTAAGTGGTGGGTGGGAAAGTGTCTGGTAGCCACGTCACAGGCAACTGCACCTGCCTGGCTGTTGTGTTGGGTGGTGAACCTGCCCTGATTATCAGAACACTAAGAAGCTCATGGGACCCAGGCCTGTGAAAGGCTCCAGGTTGAGCGTCTCGGTGCGACCCGGTGTCTGAGGTGTCCTGCTGACAGCAGAGCCCTGGTCCCATAGCTGTGGACGGGGTCCTTTTGCTGTGCCACCCTACCCCGCTGCTCCCGTTGCTTCAGAGCACACGGGGCCCCTGTGTTGACTGCTGTTTTGAGAGTTGGAGATTTTGGACTTGAAAATAACacccttattttttaaatggaaaattactCTCTGAGGTCATTTGTGGTCCCTGACTGTTTTTGCGGCCAGCAGGGACGatggctgtggttctctgcctCACCACTCTCCGCTGACTCCCCAACCCTCGCAGAAGGCAGCAtagcatccccacccccaccccccacgtgTCTGGAAACAAGACTAGACATTCCTAGATCGCAAAGTCCTTAAAAACAGAACTAGACAAAGCTGGTTGGTGGTGGTACTGACCCGGCAGgccttttctctcctttgctaCTGTTCCTGCAGTCCTGGGAGTTGTGACTTTAAAGTGGCAGAGTGGGCCCCTTCAAAGGGCCGCCGGCCGACACGGAATGCTTTCCTGTACGAGGCTGACTCAGTTCTGGAACTGCTGTTTATGTGGTTTGTCTGAGGTCAGACACGCTAAGAGAGGCCTCCTTGATGTTAAAGATGAACCCTGGCCTCTCAGACTGGAAGGCGAGTGTGTCTTAGTGGACAGGGCCCACAGGTTTGTCACCTTTGAGAGGGACTGCAGCTGGCCCAAGTCTGGCTGTTCCACCATGATAACTCCAAAGCAGGAAGAGGGGACAATGGGGTTTGGCTGTCCAAAGGGAAACTTTAGAcagggaatatagctcagtggtcatccgctgcctagaatcccccagtgaggggctggggatgtggctcagtgatagagcccctgcctagaatcccccagtgaggggNNNNNNNNNNNNNNNNNNNNNNNNNNNNNNNNNNNNNNNNNNNNNNNNNNNNNNNNNNNNNNNNNNNNNNNNNNNNNNNNNNNNNNNNNNNNNNNNNNNNNNNNNNNNNNNNNNNNNNNNNNNNNNNNNNNNNNNNNNNNNNNNNNNNNNNNNNNNNNNNNNNNNNNNNNNNNNNNNNNNNNNNNNNNNNNNNNNNNNNNNNNNNNNNNNNNNNNNNNNNNNNNNNNNNNNNNNNNNNNNNNNNNNNNNNNNNNNNNNNNNNNNNNNNNNNNNNNNNNNNNNNNNNNNNNNNNNNNNNNNNNNNNNNNNNNNNNNNNNNNNNNNNNNNNNNNNNNNNNNNNNNNNNNNNNNNNNNNNNNNNNNNNNNNNNNNNNNNNNNNNNNNNNNNNNNNNNNNNNNNNNNNNNNNNNNNNNNNNNNNNNNNNNNNNNNNNNNNNNNNNNNNNNNNNNNNNNNNNNNNNNNNNNNNNNNNNNNNNNNNNNNNNNNNNNNNNNNtcccccagtgaggggctggggtgtgactcagtggtacagcccctgcctagaatcccccagtgaggggctggggtgtggctcagtggtagagcccctgcctagaatcccccagtgaggggctggggtgtggctcagtggtagagcccctgcctagaatcccccagggaggggctgggatgtGACTCAGCCAGAGAGTGATTGCCTGTTGTGTGTGAAACCTTGAGTTTCATCCACAGTGTGGCATTAGAGGAAAACTCTGGATTTAGTACTATGTCTTACTTCCTATAAAAACCCAGATAGGACTTACTGACGGACCTATTTTCATGCATACCTTCAttccacattttgtttgtttgtttttaaagacttacttatttgACATATCTGAgaattttgcatgcatgtatgtctgggaaccatatgtgtgcctggtgcccagagaggccaggacGGGAGTTCCAAGGCAGCTGCgggctgtcctgaaggttctGGGAAACAAGCGctggctctctgcaagagcagcaaatgtgcttaaccactgagccgtctctccagcccgccATTCCACATTGTAAATAAGCAGGTCTGTCAGCACTGTGACATTGAGGACATCCTATGGGAGAGTGAGCTGCGGCCCCCACAGTCCACTCAGTTTCCTCTCCCACTCAGCACTATGGCTGGCCCGATACTTGTAGTGTTTATGGACAGGGTGTGACTGTGGAGTCCTGTCTAGCCTGAGGTCACAGTCCTTTTATCTCAGTCACCACAGTGGGGCACACATGGGCATCACCATCCTTGCTGAAAAGCTAGGGTTTTGTCTCCTGGATTTCTTTATCTCACCTGTATTCTGGTTCACTGGTTTCTGCTCTAGTCCTTGTTTCTCCCTGCAGAATTTTGGTTTATCTCCCCCTTTCCCAGTTGTGAGAGGTGGgtgtttttaatctatttaaatatatatttactgtttataaacattatctatttatataattatataagtaGATAATAGATATTACAagttattatctatttatctatataaatAGATAATTGCTTGTTTTTGTTCGCTTGCTTGTTAGACCAGGTCTCACTATATGCATCAGCCTGaacttgaactcatggagatcctctCGCCtctgctggaattgcaggcatgagccaccacacctggcagagtTTAGACCACCGATCTGTGGTCTCCCCCGTTGCAGTGCCTCGGGCGGGCCCTGCTGGCCTAGAGTCTGTGGGTCTCAATGCATTGTGTTCTCAGTTTTCATTCAGTCCGACATGATGTCCTTTTACGTCTTTCCTTTAAGGGGCTGAAGAGGCTCCTCTGGAGGTAAAGTGTCAGCTGTGCAGGTGTGATGACTCGAGTTTGAACCCACATAGAAAGCCAGGTACAGCGCTGTGTGTCTAATACAGCATTCCTAAGGCAAAACAGGAGGCACAGAGGGAAGAGTTAGCCGAACGTGGGTAATAAGCACAAGGGCTGGAATaagagatgctgcctcaaaacACAAGGGAGGGGAGGACCGACAgagaagttgtcctttgacccccACCTGTGTGTTCTGGCGTGCGCATGCATGCCCATGCATGTGCTTAAAACATTCTTTTGAGGCCAAGCACACTGGTACATGCTTGTACATGAGGTGCTAAGGAGGATGGATGGCAAATTGAAACTAGTCTAGCCTATATGGCGAAGCAATATCTCAAAGAACAATCAATAACAAAAATTCTTTAGCCCAGAGGTTATTTAGAAGAGGGCCATTTGATTCCCAAGTATTTGAAGATTTCTGTTAACTATGTCTATGCTTAGCCTACTGCGTTGAATGCCTTGTTGCGCTGAAGGGAAAAGGGTGAATTCAACTGTATCAGGAAGCATTCATCTGTCGACTCCGTCCTGGCCTGTGGTTCTCTCCGTTATCAAGACTGGAATGttaggactgaagagatggctcagcagtcacgGTATGCTGCTATCACAGAGGACCCTagtgaggactggagagatggctcagcagttggggtGTGCTGATCTCACAGAGGACCCTAGTTTGATTCCCAATCCTCACATcctcctgtgactccagctccagggactctgaaGTCATCTGCACTCAAATGCAGatacccacacagacagacagacagacagacagacagacaaattcaTGTaatcaaacaaaatcaaatgtaaaaaaaagaagggaatgTTCAAGTCTCCAACTACAATTATGGATCCTCCCTCCCAAGTAtacctttaaaatacatttaaaaaacaacaacaacaacttttttggcagggaggggagagagggtcttatgtagcccaggttatctacaaactcactatgtggcccaaatccctgatcctcctgcttccacctcctgagtactcagagtacaggcatgtgccaccacaactagTTGTATGCAGTTCTGGGGACAGCATCCAGGGCTCAGGATCTGCcatctgagctacatccccagtctgaatttttgctttatgtattttgaaacCATGTTGTGTGACACGTGTGTTTGTGGTTATTCCTGTCTTCTTTGTGGGTTGGGTTTTCTGTGATGATGCAACATCTTTCCTTGAGTTCTTCTGAAGTTTTCTTCATCTGCTGCTAATATAACCGCTTCTGCTTGCTTTCGGTTAGCATCTGTATGACTAATATTTTCTGTCCTGTtggaaaggaatggagaaagtAGAGTGACAGTCAGCTCTGCCTTCGTCTCCTCTGTCTGCCTGACTCCCCGCCGTGGCGCTGGGGGTAAAGGTGGGCTCAGGCCCCTCTGGGTCTTGCTGTGAGACTGGCAGGGAGTCAGTTTGGCTGTCCCACTCCGCGCCATCTAACCAGCTCCTCCTAGCGCGTGACTCCAGGTAGGGTCAAGGCCCCGGCTACCATCAGGCTGAGGACACAGTACCTCTTGCCCCTGTGGATGGGGGTTGGAGATCAGCTTTCTGCGTGGACCCCATGGTTGCCACCAGGAACTTGGATGCAAGTGGGATGCTGTACCCGCTTTGCCGTGTGAGGGGTGATCTCCAGGAGACCTGGTACGCTTTCCCTTTGGTGCTGAGCTTAAGTGGAATGGGTGTTACTAGATCTGTCACTAAGCTACTATGAGCATGACCTTGGTCTTTCATGGGACAGCTGCACGTCCTTGGGGACCCCTGATCATGCTTTGGAACCTGGGGACCAGATCCCTCACTCCTGACCTGGGCTTTAGGCTCATGCCATCCACATGGGGCTCACCCGTGCCAGAGGCAGGCCGCTTTCCTGATGTCCCGCTGCGTGCCGTGtagggtgtggctcagctgcGCCTGCTCAGTCCGAGCATGCACAGTGGCAGGGTTGTAGGAGAAGGGTGGCTTGGGCAGCTTCAGCCTCCTGGTGAGGGACGTCCATGGCAACCTCCTCGCTCTCAAACTCAGTACTTCCCTGCATGGTTATTTTCTGGgaaatccttttctttcctttctgttttgtttttttaagatttatttatttattttatgtgtatgagtacactgtagctgtacaaatggttgtgagccatcatgtggttgctgggaattgaactcaggacctctgctcgctcctgcGCCACTCGCTCTGGTCCTGCtccctcaggcccaaagatttatttatttattatatgtaagtacactgtagctgtcttcagacacaccagaagagggcgtcagacctcactatgggtggttgtgatctgttttttttttttttttaagatttattttatatgtctgtgtgtgtatatgaaagaGGGGGGCGGTATACAAAGGCGAGAAGCCATAGGTCAACCGCAGGTATCATCTTCAGAACCATCCGTCTTGGGGTTTGTGTGTGGGGTTTCCACGTggggtgtatgtgagtgtgtatatgtgcaggtgcacatgcgtgtaggttgtatgtatgtgtaggtcagaggtcagccgCAGGCATCATCCCCTTGGGACCCTGCACCTTCTCCTTTAAACAGTGTCCCTCTCTGGGACATGAGGCTGGCCAGCATggcccaggaatcctcctgtcggTCTCTGcatcctcagtgctgagattacaagaacacacacctccacatctggcgtttgtttgtttgtttgtttgtttgtttggggtggggtgggggtggtttgtagatagggtttctctgtttagccctagcTATCCCGAAACTCACTGtagagatcaggctggcctcaaattcggAGACCCTCCTGTTTCTGTCCCCTAAGTGCCGGGGTTAAAAGGGTGTGCCGCCACACCAcgcttttctgtttttttgagacagggtctctctacatggtcctggctgtcttggaacttactatgtagaccaggctggcctccaattcacagagatctgcctgcctctgcctctctggtgttgggattaagggtgtCACCAATGTGCCTGGCCACACCTGGATGAGTTGGATTCTAAGGATCTCACTTGGGTTCTCATGTTTGCAGGATAAGCTCTCTGTCCCCTGGGACAGCTGCCTAGCCCCTACCCTTTCTCTGCTTACTTTGGTGACTCCCCAAGATGAAGTAAGTGAAGCCCCAACCAGAATTTATACAGGGATGCTGGAGACGCAAAAGCAAGTGGGCTGGTTGGGGGGAAGTGGGTGAGGGGGATCCGGCCACTCACCCAAGGCCCTGCGTGTGGGAGAAGAGTCCAGGCCATGTTGCTCTGAACCTCTAACCTGGTGTGTTCTGGCCTTTCCAGGTCCGTCTCCCAGGGACCATGTCCCAGCTGTGCCCAAGGCTGAAGTGAAGGGCCAGGAGTGGGCCCAGCCCAGGGCAGCATGACCAAGCCGCGGCTCTTCCGGCTGTGGCTGGTACTAGGGTCGGCCCTCATGATCCTTTTGATCATTGTATATTGGGACAACGTGGGCACCGCCCACTTCTATCTGCACACGTCTCTCTCCAGGCCACAAATCCTAGAACCCCTTCCCACCCAGGGATTGGTGGAGGAGAACGTGTTCACATCCGACGTGGATGAGCTTTTGGATACGCTCCTTAGTTCTGACACAAAGCACGACGACCTTGCCAGGAGAAAAACTGAGCAGTCCCCGGCGCCGGTCCCCAGCAAGCCAGTCCTGGGCCACATGGAGGAGAACGTGAGAGGCTACGACTGGTCCACCCATGATGCCCAGCAGAACCCTGACCGGGACAGGCAGCAGGCCGAGAGGAGGAGCCTGCTGAGAGACTTCTGTGCCAACGCCAGCCTGGCATTCCCCACCAAGGACCGTTCTTTTGACGACATCCCCAACTACGAACTGAACCACCTGATCGTGGACGACCGCCACGGGGTCATCTACTGCTACGTGCCCAAGGTGGCCTGCACCAACTGGAAGCGAGTGATGATCGTGCTGAGCGAGAGTCTGCTGGACCGGGGCAGCCCCTACCGAGACCCCCTGGACATCCCCCGGGAACACGTGCACAATACCAGCACACACCTCACCTTCAACAAGTTCTGGCGCCGCTACGGGAAGTTTTCCCGTCACCTCATGAAGGTCAAGCTGAAGAAGTACACCAAGTTCCTGTTCGTGCGCGACCCCTTTGTGCGCCTCATCTCAGCCTTCCGCAGCAAGTTCGAGCTGGAGAACGAGGAGTTTTACCGCAAGTTCGCGGTGCCCATGCTCCGGCTGTACGCCAACCACACCAGCCTGCCCGCCTCGGTGAGCGAGGCTTTCAGCGCCGGCCTCAAGGTCACCTTCGCCAACTTCATCCAGTACCTCCTGGACCCACACACGGAGAAGCTGGCGCCCTTCAACGAGCACTGGCGACAGGTGTACCGCCTCTGCCACCCGTGCCAGATAGACTATGACTTCGTGGGGAAGCTGGAGACGCTGGATGAGGACGCTGCCCAGCTCCTGAGGTTCCTCAAGGTAGACTCCCAGCTCCACTTCCCCCCCAGTTACCGGAACAGGACGGCCAGCAGCTGGGAAGAAGGCTGGTTTGCCGACATCCCCCTGGCATGGAGGCAACAGCTCTATAAACTCTACGAGGCCGACTTTGTTCTCTTTGGCTACCCCAAGCCAGAAAACCTGCTCAGGGACTGAGCTCCCATAAGCCCTCACGCTGCCCTAATAAACTGAATGACTGTCCCATGAGGCGGGCGGTCCCTTGAGGATGGAACCCTGTGGCCTTCTGGGTTCTCTCCTGGCTCCCTTTGCTTCCTGGTGTGACAGGCGGAGGATGCCACGCCTCTCACATCTGGAGACCATGGTACCAAGCACCTCACCCTGCCGAGTTTtgcgctccccacccccacccttttgCAATCTGGATTTGTTTACTCCACGGCCTGTATTCATGGAACACTGTGTTAAATACTGTTTTCTAAGATTAatatatttcagatatatttAATACGAAAGTGGGAGGAAGCAGGAGTAAAGTGTGGCGCCCGCACCCTGGCGTTCCTGTGGTTCTTTGGGTCAGGCAAGAAGCATACACAGGAAGGGAGCCAGGGGCTCATGGGATAGCCTCCTTCCTGGGAGGTGGAACATCTCAAATGTGTCTTCACTGGAGAAGAGCCTAAATTTGAAGCTGGCTGTCTTAGGTGGTGGGGGTAGTGGGGATAGGGGGTGGTTACtgtaacaaccccccccccccaggctcagaGGGCCTGACTCATGTCAGCTCCTGTGGGGCTCTCACACAGGAGGCAGCAGccaggaagggtgggagggagtgaTGTCACCATGCAGGAAGCAGTGCGCCTGAGTCTCATACATCACCTGCTTCTGAGAGCGCAAGCACCTTCAGCTTCAAGCTCCCCTAGTccgttcccccccacccccgaaccCAAACTACCCAGCCATcacaggctttttaaaaaattattttttaaataattacttgttttaaataattattttttttaaaaaaatatttatatgaatgggtgtgttttgcctgcctgtatggcTGGGCACCACGTGTACGgaatacccacagaggccagaggagagcacTGGGTCTCCAGGGATTGAGTTTCagagggttgtgagtcaccatgggaGTGTCAGGTCCTCCGGGAAGTAGGCAGTGCTTGATACCACGGAgacatcatctctccagcccctttgccTCCTCTATTCGTAAGGAGAGGCAGGTGCATCCTTTGAGTGTGAAATCCCATCTCAGCGCAGGtgtctgaggagaccagaagagagtgttggaatTCTTGTGAGCTGACtgacgtgggtgctaggaactgaacctaaatcctctggaagaagagctagTGCTCCTAGCCCCTGAGCCCCTCTCTGGCCCCAGAGCCCTGTTATAATGTGATGCATTTGAGAAGCGGAAGCAGAGATAAATCTTCCGGGCTCCCTAATGATATGACATTAGAAATAAATTGTTTTCAGGTCAGATCCTCAGAGCAAAGCGAACTGTCCACTCTAGCGCTTCCTTTAACCCAAGTGTCCAAGCCTAATGATATGAGTCTATTATCCCTGTTACTtggaatgctgaggcaggaggatcaaagtttaaggcctgcctgggctatagTGTGACTTCAAGACAActtagtgagagcctgtctcaaaacttaAAAGAGGGCttagtgatagagtgcttgcctccaATGATAGGCTTgaggcgtggctcagtggtagagcccctgcctagaatcccccagtgaggggctgaggtgtggctcagtgatagagcacctATATAGAGTCCCTCAGTGAAAAATTGCATATGTGGTGTTTAATTTAACACACAGGGTTCTGACTGTGCTATTGAATATGTTGGTATTTGACAAACTATAATTGAAGATGTCCCATTAAGAAAAAGAGATGccagatgggtgtggtggtgcatgcctttaatcccagcactcgggaggcagaggcaggaggatttctgagttcgaggccagcctggtgtacagagtaagttccaggacagccagggcgacacagagaaaccctgtctcgaaaaaccaagaaaagaaaataagaaagagatgCCACAGGGCCTTCAGAGTTAGTGTTTGTATAGGCAGGCACTGGTTATTTTTTTAGCATTATAAACTAGTCACATTGGCATTAATATTCATGAAGAGTAATGAATATTCATGaccatctccttcctctgccaACACTGAGTCATGGGATCAAGGATTTCTACTGGAGAGTCTGAATCAAACCAGCAGGGAGATAACCAGTTACCTACACATTATTGTGGCCAAACATCAGAAGGAAAGATAAGGCTTTAAATTACATTCActtatgtgtgcgtgtatgtgcacaaacatgcacactcacatgtggaTTCAGAGAGCAGCTTGCAGGAGTCGATTCTCTGCTCCTGCCATGTGAGCTCCAGAGAGTGGACTCatgttagacttggcagcaagcactttacctgctgagcagtcttttttttttttttttttttaagattttatttatttattatatgtaagtacactgtagctgtcttcagacactccagaagagggcgtcaaatcttgttacggatggttatgagccaccatgtggttgctgggatttgaactctggacctttggaagagcagtcgggtgctcttacccactgagccatctcaccagcccccttgctGAGCAGTCTTGTCAGCACAGAGGGGACGATTTATTTTGATTCACGGCTGAGACAAATCATTCCATTGTAGCAAGATAGACATGGTGGAATTCATAGGAGCGTGGGGCTCTCATCTCTGCCCCCTaatgctggggtgacaggtgcaCACTGCCAAACCTGTTTGTTTCGATGCCTACACTGGCACCGGGGAGCTGAGCTCTAGTCCTTACTTTTGCACAGCAACCTCCGCATACACCAAGCCGCTGCACTGGCCCTTTGACTCTTCATCAACACAGACCTGGGATGCAGTGAATCCACTGCATCCCAGCTGAGTGGCTGCTCTCACATCCTCCTGCTGGCTTGGACCACACACCGTGTGTCACTGAGTGGCGGGTAGATGGACTAATCAGTGTAGCACCTTACCCAAGACCTGGCTCTCACCTGCAAGGGGAGGGCACCTGTGCTGTGTTAGTCACCGGCTATGGGTCTCCTTGACAGGAAACGACACCTCTGTTCCTGGTTGGAGAAAAGACACCCCCCAAGAGTCCTCTGCGTGGTGTCTCATTGTGAGTAATGGCGGTTCTGGGCCAGGGCACCCAGCACCTCAGCCTCCCCAAACACAGGGCGTTCCTCTGCTTAGAGAAGGCCGGTGCCGGTGCCTGTGTTCAGTGCTCACACGAAAGGCGCCACAGCGAAACAGCATCTGGACCGGGGCCTGGCTCAGGCAACAGAGCTCTTGATTGACATAACAGGAATCCCAGGCTCCACCCCCAGCGCTGCATAAACCAACATGGGAGTGCctgtctgtaatcctagaactccagtggtggaggcaggaggatcaggagttagGGGTCACCCTTAGCTTCTATTGGGCTTGAGGCTACCCTGGAATACCTGAGGCCCTGTTGAAAAAGAGGGGTCTTCtgtgtgcttttttgttttctagttttatgtatgtctgtgtgtgtgtgtgtgtgtgtgtgtgtgtgttgttgtgggaaatattaaaaagatcaccagggggctggtgagatggctcagtggttaagagcaccgactgttctttcaaaggtcctgagttcaaatcccagcaaccacatggtggctcacaaccatccataaggaaatctgatgccctcttctggggtgtctgaagacagctacagtgtacttacatataataaataaataaatattaaaaaaaaaaatcaccaatatCCTGAACTATACCAGGCACCAGCAGGCCACATGGTACCAACAGGGTGATCACTTCTGGGCagactctctggcctggagctcctgaaacatctccacccagctcgctaagttccTACTGGCGGGTCGCTACCACGCCAGTCTCATACTTCAAAACTCCCACAGCTTTTTGTGGGGTAAATatcaggcaaacccacgctttgccgccatccctttctctctggaacctaGTTGAGCCACCGCGTGAAGGAAAACAGCACACAAACTTAACTCAACAACAATGGTAGCTCAATTGCTGGtcgcaacaactagaatcctaaatCTTGTAAACCTTGTTAAATATAAATCGTCTgctgggagccgggcgtggtggcacacgcctttaatcccagcaNNNNNNNNNNNNNNNNNNNNNNNNNNNNNNNNNNNNNNNNNNNNNNNNNNNNNNNNNNNNNNNNNNNNNNNNNNNNNNNNNNNNNNNNNNNNNNNNNNNNNNNNNNNNNNNNNNNNNNNNNNNNNggcagaggcaggcagatttctgagttcaaggccagcctggtctacagagtgagttccaggacagccagggctacacagagaaaccctgtctcgagaaatttaaaataaaaaaaatttttctgcTGGTGAATTCtgccattgaaaccaggagacactcgTAGCTCCGTCTGGTCTTTATGTCCAAAAGCCCCcaactctcttctgcttcctctcttcctctgtccaacctggaagtcccgcctactgGCCCAGCGATTGAttgattcctttattcattaggagatggttcacaagaagtcacccgAGTGTGTGACTCATTCCTACgtccagacaacccctcctgggaaagcagaattaacataaaatacaacAGCACCAGGGACATCCACaacagtgtgcatgtatgtgtgcgtgcgtatttttgcacacttgtgtgtgcatgcacgggtgagtgtgtgtgtgtgtgtgtgtgtgtgtgtgtgtgtgtgtgtgtatgtccaagGCT includes these proteins:
- the Chst12 gene encoding carbohydrate sulfotransferase 12; translated protein: MTKPRLFRLWLVLGSALMILLIIVYWDNVGTAHFYLHTSLSRPQILEPLPTQGLVEENVFTSDVDELLDTLLSSDTKHDDLARRKTEQSPAPVPSKPVLGHMEENVRGYDWSTHDAQQNPDRDRQQAERRSLLRDFCANASLAFPTKDRSFDDIPNYELNHLIVDDRHGVIYCYVPKVACTNWKRVMIVLSESLLDRGSPYRDPLDIPREHVHNTSTHLTFNKFWRRYGKFSRHLMKVKLKKYTKFLFVRDPFVRLISAFRSKFELENEEFYRKFAVPMLRLYANHTSLPASVSEAFSAGLKVTFANFIQYLLDPHTEKLAPFNEHWRQVYRLCHPCQIDYDFVGKLETLDEDAAQLLRFLKVDSQLHFPPSYRNRTASSWEEGWFADIPLAWRQQLYKLYEADFVLFGYPKPENLLRD